The following proteins are co-located in the Anas platyrhynchos isolate ZD024472 breed Pekin duck chromosome 1, IASCAAS_PekinDuck_T2T, whole genome shotgun sequence genome:
- the ITIH2 gene encoding inter-alpha-trypsin inhibitor heavy chain H2, which translates to MNRKKMKHLVCLMVLYLISEVGSFDLVIDEIPDEVENLIDVEIDGFPPVSKTRNGRYQRSTSDWGYVEDLVEDDDKIGLYSYKVQSTITSRLANTMIQAKMVNNAKRSQHIVFDVQVPKGAFIDNFTMDVNGITFTSSIREKSEARRMYSQAKAKGKAAGIVRSNALDMENFKTEVNVPPGTRIQFELHYQEMIRRKLSSYEHVISMRPGRLAKHMEVDVRIIEPQGLRYVHVPNSLGDHFDGITTISKGEKKAHVSFKPTMAQQRKCPTCSSTAVDGNFVVQYDVNREKTGGELEIFNGYFIHFFAPENLDPLPKNILFVIDVSGSMWGLKMKQTIEAMKAILSELRAADQFSLIDFNHNVRCWRDNLVSATPAQVEDAKKYIQTIHPNGGTNINEALLRATFILNEAQNLGMLDPNSVSMIVLVSDGDPTVGELKLTTIQKNVKQSIKDEFSLFCLGIGFDVDYDFLQRIATDNRGMAQRIFGNQETSAQMKKFYNQVSTPLLKKIQFNYPQESVSDVTQSSFHNYFGGSEIVVAGKVDTENLQHLESIVTATAANAELVMETLRDVEELDGFMKKDKYADPEFTKKLWAYLTVNQMLAERNTAPTAALKRNITKSILQMSLDHHIVTPFTAMLIENSEKDEIMLADQPKDPRRGCCSGTLGLTPNAPNNNKGIPAWANVTAVPVSFMPEQRSPPVSAVSINRVDNDPHFIIYLPKSQRNICFNINSEPGDILNLVSDPGTGVVVNGQLIGAKKAENKKLNTYFGKIGFYFKTKGLKVEINTETITLKDGSYSIALTWSDTGHIIRKQLLISVKKESNVTITVGEEMSFMVLLHRVWKNHPVNVDFLGIYIPPENQLSPEAHGLIGQFASEPEVYIHHQRPGQIPEKPQATMEVKGNKLTVTRGLQKDYRTDRVFGTNVQCWFVHNSGKGFIDGHYKDYLVPHLYSFLKKP; encoded by the exons GTGGAGGATGATGACAAAATAGGTCTCTACAGCTACAAAGTCCAATCCACTATAACCTCACGGTTGGCCAACACTATGATCCAAGCCAAAATGGTGAATAATGCAAAACGGTCCCAGCACATAGTGTTTGATGTACAAGTTCCCAAAGGAGCTTTTATTGACAACTTTACTAT GGATGTCAATGGTATAACGTTTACCAGCTCGATTCGAGAAAAATCTGAAGCCAGAAGGATGTACTCTCAAGCAAAAGCCAAAGGCAAAGCTGCTGGAATAGTGAG GAGCAATGCCTTGGATATGGAAAACTTCAAAACTGAAGTGAATGTGCCTCCAGGAACGAGGATCCAGTTTGAACTTCACTATCAGGAAATGATTCGAAGGAAACTGAGCTCCTATGAGCATGTTATCTCCATGAGGCCAGGACGGTTGGCAAAGCACATGGAG GTGGATGTCCGCATTATTGAGCCTCAAGGACTTCGCTACGTACATGTTCCCAATTCCCTCGGAGATCATTTTGATGGAATCACCACCATCTccaagggggagaaaaag GCTCATGTTTCTTTCAAGCCAACAATGGCTCAACAACGAAAATGCCCCACGTGCTCATCCACAGCAGTGGATGGAAATTTTGTGGTGCAGTATGATgtgaacagagaaaaaacaggTGGAGAGTTAGAA atttttaatggctattttattcacttttttgcTCCGGAAAATCTTGATCCTCTGcccaaaaacattttgtttgttataGACGTCAGTGGCTCAATGTGGggactgaaaatgaaacaa ACCATTGAGGCCATGAAGGCAATATTGAGTGAGCTCCGTGCTGCTGATCAATTTTCTCTTATTGACTTCAACCACAATGTCCGATGCTGGAGAGATAATTTAGTCTCAGCTACCCCAGCACAGGTTGAAGACGCTAAGAAGTACATCCAGACAATCCATCCCAACGGGG GCACCAATATCAATGAAGCTCTTCTCCGAGCCACATTCATCCTCAACGAAGCTCAAAACTTAGGCATGTTGGACCCTAACTCAGTCTCCATGATTGTACTGGTCTCTGACGGAGACCCAACAGTAG GTGAGCTCAAGCTGACTACAATCCAGAAGAATGTGAAGCAGAGCATAAAGGATGAATTCTCTCTCTTCTGCCTCGGGATTGGGTTTGATGTAGATTACGATTTCCTGCAGAGAATTGCAACTGACAACCGTGGCATGGCCCAGAGGATTTTTGGAAATCAGGAGACCTCTGCCCAAATGAAG AAATTCTACAACCAGGTCTCCACCCCGCTCTTGAAGAAGATTCAGTTCAACTACCCGCAGGAGTCAGTGTCAGATGTCACCCAGAGCAGCTTCCACAACTACTTTGGTGGCTCAGAGATCGTGGTGGCTGGGAAGGTGGACACGGAGAACCTGCAGCACTTGGAAAGCATTGTCACAGCGACAGCA GCAAATGCAGAGCTCGTCATGGAAACCCTGCGAGATGTTGAAGAGCTGGATGGTTTCATGAAGAAAGACAAATATGCAGATCCTGAATTCACTAAGAAGCTGTGGGCCTATCTGACTGTCAACCAGATGCTGGCAGAGAG aaacacagcccCCACTGCAGCTTTGAAGAGGAACATCACCAAATCCATCCTGCAGATGTCCCTTGACCATCATATTGTCACCCCCTTCACAGCCATGCTGATTGAGAACTCTGAGAAAGACGAGATAATGCTGGCAGACCAGCCCAAAGACCCCAGAAGGGGCTGCTGCTCAG GCACTTTGGGATTAACTCCAAATGcacctaataataataaaggtatCCCAGCCTGGGCCAATGTCACAGCTGTACCAGTCAGCTTCATGCCTGAGCAAAGGAGTCCTCCGGTGTCTGCTGTGAGCATAAACAGAG tggACAACGACCCACATTTCATCATATACCTGCCCAAGAGCCAGAGGAACATCTGCTTTAATATCAACTCAGAGCCTGGAGATATCCTCAACTTGGTTTCTGATCCTGGTACTG GAGTTGTTGTCAACGGGCAGCTAATTGGGGCCAAGAAGGCAGAGAATAAGAAACTCAACACCTACTTTGGCAAAATTGggttttatttcaaaaccaAAGGCCTGAAAGTGGAGATCAACACAGAGACAATAACACTGAAGGATGGATCTTACAGCATCGCGCTGACCTGGTCTGACACGGGACACATCATTCGGAAACA ACTTCTCATATCAGTGAAGAAGGAAAGCAACGTCACTATCACCGTGGGCGAGGAGATGTCCTTCATGGTTCTGTTGCACCGTGTGTGGAAGAATCACCCAGTTAATGTTGACTTCCTGGGAATCTACATCCCCCCTGAAAACCAGTTATCTCCTGAAGCACACGGGCTGATAG GTCAGTTCGCATCTGAACCAGAAGTGTATATCCACCACCAAAGACCTGGGCAAATTCCAGAAAAACCACAAGCCACCATGGAAGTGAAAGGAAACAAGCTCACCGTTACCAG GGGACTGCAGAAGGACTACAGGACAGACCGTGTGTTTGGGACTAACGTGCAGTGCTGGTTTGTGCACAACAGTGGGAAAGGCTTCATTGACGGCCATTACAAAGATTACCTCGTCCCTCACCTGTACAGCTTTTTGAAGAAACCCTGA